Genomic window (Enterobacteriaceae bacterium 4M9):
GATATCTTTATAGTCGATCTCTTGAACGCCTTCCGCGGTGAAACGGCAGAACTTGCGACGACGGAAATAACGTGCCATTTGGCTAGTCTCCAGAATCTATCAATTCAATCTGCTCGGCATGCAACACCAGTTTGGTGATTCCATTTCGCGCCTGATGGCTGCTGATGAAACCTGTAACGGTGATAAGCGTGCCGACCGTTATACTGTGAGTAATGGCCTGGTTTTCCTGCCCGCTAACAATAACCGGCATTCTGCACCACGCCTGCCGGTGAA
Coding sequences:
- the priB gene encoding primosomal replication protein N is translated as MANRLALSGTVCRAPLRKVSPSGIPHCQFVLEHRSVQEEAGFHRQAWCRMPVIVSGQENQAITHSITVGTLITVTGFISSHQARNGITKLVLHAEQIELIDSGD